In one window of Gossypium hirsutum isolate 1008001.06 chromosome A01, Gossypium_hirsutum_v2.1, whole genome shotgun sequence DNA:
- the LOC121227912 gene encoding LOW QUALITY PROTEIN: ribulose bisphosphate carboxylase large chain-like (The sequence of the model RefSeq protein was modified relative to this genomic sequence to represent the inferred CDS: inserted 1 base in 1 codon; substituted 1 base at 1 genomic stop codon), whose product MSCREGLMSPQTETKASVGFKAGVKEYKLTYYTLEYEVKDTDILAAFRVTPQPGVPPEEAGAAVAAESXTGTWTTVXTDGLTSLDRYKGRCYDIEPVPGEEDQYICYVAYPLDLFEEGSVTNMFTSIVGNVFGFKALRALRLEDLRVPTAYIKTFQGPPHGIQVERDKLNKYGRPLLGCTIKPKLGLSAKNYGRAVYEYLRGGLDFTKDYENVNSQPFMRWRDRFLFCAEEIYKSQYTSNVESGSTRTEIKHWVELFFGVKVIAMNSHQLPRKGRRMGPIMGHTMHYRRMIITLQPDYSIPPLRTKRT is encoded by the exons TCACCACAAACAGAGACTAAAGCAAGTGTTGGATTCAAAGCTGGTGTTAAAGAGTATAAATTGACTTATTATACTCTTGAATATGAAGTCAAAGATACTGATATCTTGGCAGCCTTCCGAGTAACTCCTCAACCCGGAGTTCCGCCTGAGGAAGCAGGGGCCGCGGTAGCTGCTGAAT TCACTGGTACATGGACAACCGTGTGAACCGATGGGCTTACCAGCCTTGATCGTTACAAAGGGCGATGCTACGACATTGAGCCCGTTCCTGGAGAAGAAgatcaatatatatgttatgtagCTTACCCTTTAGACCTTTTTGAAGAAGGTTCTGTTACTAACATGTTTACTTCCATTGTGGGTAATGTATTTGGGTTCAAAGCCCTGCGCGCTCTACGTCTAGAGGATCTGCGAGTCCCTACTGCTTATATTAAAACTTTCCAAGGCCCGCCTCATGGTATCCAGGTTGAAAGAGATAAATTGAACAAGTATGGTCGCCCCCTATTAGGATGTACTATTAAACCTAAATTGGGGTTATCCGCTAAGAACTACGGTAGAGCAGTTTATGAATATCTACGTGGTGGGCTTGATTTTACCAaagattatgagaatgtgaactCCCAACCATTTATGCGCTGGAGAGACCGTTTCTTATTTTGTGCCGAAGAAATTTATAAATCACAATATACTTCTAATGTCGAATCAGGATCAACTAGGACAGAAATAAAGCATTGGGTCGAACTCTTCTTTGGTGTCAAGGTAATAGCTATGAATAGTCATCAACTCCCCAGAAAGGGTAGAAGAATGGGACCTATTATGGGACATACAATGCATTACAGGCGTATGATCATTACGCTTCAACCGGATTATTCTATTCCACCTCTTAGAACGAAAAGAACTTAA